A genomic region of Brevibacillus sp. JNUCC-41 contains the following coding sequences:
- a CDS encoding MoeB/ThiF family adenylyltransferase, with protein MKERYSRQTLFAPIGEGGQLKIMKKHVLLLGAGALGSANAEALTRAGVGKLTIVDRDYVETSNLQRQQMYTEQDVEEKLPKAEAAKRHLFDINHGVEVNAIIMDATAQNLEQLLGDVDLILDATDNFETRMIINDLSQKLHIPWIYGACVGSVGMTLTILPGQTPCLHCLLKAIPIQGMTCDTGGIISPAVTMVVAHQTAEALKILVEDWESVRPALVSFDLWRNQYQTVKLTKAKKKDCLSCGEQRTYPFLTLENATKTAVLCGRDTVQVRPPKPLELQLEKLAKDLDGSGYLVKFNPFLLSCERAGERIVIFKDGRALIHGTKDMVHAKATYQSILG; from the coding sequence GTGAAAGAGCGATATTCAAGGCAGACTTTATTCGCCCCCATTGGTGAAGGGGGCCAATTGAAAATTATGAAGAAGCATGTCTTGCTTCTTGGTGCAGGGGCTTTGGGATCAGCTAATGCCGAGGCCCTCACTCGGGCAGGAGTAGGAAAGCTTACCATTGTCGACAGGGATTATGTCGAGACCAGTAATTTACAGCGGCAACAAATGTATACGGAACAGGATGTCGAGGAAAAACTGCCAAAAGCAGAAGCGGCAAAGCGTCATTTATTTGATATCAATCATGGAGTTGAAGTGAATGCCATCATCATGGACGCAACTGCCCAGAACCTCGAACAGTTGCTTGGTGATGTTGATTTGATATTGGATGCAACCGATAACTTTGAGACACGGATGATCATTAATGATTTATCACAAAAGCTTCATATACCGTGGATTTATGGGGCATGTGTGGGGAGTGTTGGCATGACTTTGACGATCCTTCCCGGACAGACTCCATGTTTGCACTGTTTGCTGAAAGCAATCCCCATTCAAGGAATGACCTGTGACACAGGAGGGATCATATCACCAGCTGTAACGATGGTAGTGGCACACCAAACTGCCGAAGCCTTGAAAATCCTTGTTGAAGATTGGGAATCGGTACGGCCTGCACTTGTTTCTTTTGATCTGTGGAGAAATCAATACCAAACCGTTAAATTGACAAAAGCAAAAAAGAAAGATTGTCTCTCATGCGGAGAGCAGAGGACATACCCCTTTTTAACACTGGAAAATGCAACGAAAACGGCTGTTCTTTGCGGGAGGGATACTGTACAGGTAAGGCCGCCAAAACCTTTGGAACTTCAACTAGAGAAACTGGCCAAAGATCTGGACGGCAGCGGCTATTTGGTGAAATTCAATCCATTTCTTCTCTCTTGTGAAAGAGCTGGGGAGCGTATCGTCATTTTCAAGGATGGCCGGGCGTTGATTCACGGTACGAAGGACATGGTCCATGCAAAGGCCACGTACCAAAGCATCCTGGGATAA
- the moaD gene encoding molybdopterin converting factor subunit 1, which translates to MINVLLFAQLKDELGKETLSIEGNGMSVAELKGKMKVDFRLEGLETVMTAVNEEFADDDTLLSDGDTVAFIPPVSGG; encoded by the coding sequence ATGATTAATGTACTTTTATTTGCCCAATTGAAAGATGAGCTAGGCAAAGAGACTCTTTCTATAGAAGGAAATGGAATGAGTGTGGCGGAGCTAAAAGGAAAAATGAAGGTAGATTTTCGATTGGAAGGTCTAGAAACCGTGATGACGGCAGTCAATGAAGAATTTGCCGATGATGACACGCTTCTATCTGATGGGGATACAGTTGCTTTCATTCCACCAGTAAGTGGAGGCTAA
- a CDS encoding molybdenum cofactor biosynthesis protein MoaE has product MNYNISKEPIVIQEVIDKVVKRNAGAVTTFIGTVREMTKGKKTLFLIYEAYEPMAIKKLEQIGSEIKERWPDAETAITHRVGKLEITDIAVVIAVSTPHRNDAYEANRYAIERIKEIVPIWKKEHWEDGETWVGNQLETVPYPSGKPEKGDIDD; this is encoded by the coding sequence ATGAATTATAATATTTCAAAAGAGCCGATTGTCATCCAGGAAGTGATTGATAAAGTAGTCAAGCGAAATGCAGGTGCCGTAACGACCTTTATTGGTACAGTGAGGGAAATGACGAAAGGAAAAAAGACTCTCTTCTTAATTTACGAAGCGTATGAGCCGATGGCCATCAAGAAATTGGAGCAAATCGGATCTGAAATCAAGGAACGTTGGCCTGATGCAGAAACGGCGATCACCCATCGTGTAGGTAAACTTGAAATCACGGATATCGCAGTGGTTATTGCCGTAAGTACGCCACATCGAAATGATGCATATGAGGCGAACAGGTATGCGATTGAAAGAATTAAAGAAATCGTCCCGATCTGGAAAAAAGAACACTGGGAAGATGGGGAGACATGGGTAGGAAACCAGTTGGAAACCGTTCCATATCCATCGGGGAAACCGGAAAAGGGGGATATTGATGATTAA
- the mobA gene encoding molybdenum cofactor guanylyltransferase, with protein MEWTMLLLAGGKSSRMGVNKALLTIGGVVNISRVASELKKVSEYIMVITNTFEEYHFLQLPLIPDLHKDQGPLGGLHAGLTSSKTELQFLAACDMPFVSAEAIKEIISHHEPEFDAVVPEINGRLQPLFAVYHKRCLPVLTECLLKHELKMSLFLEKISVKVMKETDFKLYRENPEHFQYLFFNMNTKEDYQEAGYIDQTELYIKDGRHEL; from the coding sequence GTGGAATGGACAATGTTGCTTTTAGCTGGTGGGAAATCAAGTCGTATGGGAGTGAATAAGGCCCTGTTGACCATAGGTGGCGTTGTGAACATTTCAAGAGTGGCATCCGAATTGAAAAAGGTATCAGAATACATTATGGTCATTACGAATACTTTTGAAGAATATCATTTTTTGCAACTTCCGCTCATTCCGGATTTACATAAAGATCAAGGCCCGCTTGGCGGATTGCATGCAGGGTTGACCTCATCGAAAACGGAGCTTCAGTTTCTTGCAGCCTGTGATATGCCGTTTGTGAGTGCAGAAGCCATAAAGGAAATCATCTCCCATCATGAACCTGAATTCGATGCTGTCGTTCCAGAAATAAATGGCAGGCTCCAGCCGCTTTTTGCTGTTTACCATAAAAGATGTCTTCCTGTATTGACGGAGTGTTTATTAAAACATGAATTAAAAATGAGTCTATTTTTGGAAAAGATTTCGGTGAAAGTCATGAAAGAAACAGACTTTAAGTTATATCGCGAGAATCCTGAACATTTTCAATACCTTTTTTTCAATATGAATACGAAGGAAGATTATCAAGAGGCAGGTTATATTGATCAAACTGAATTATATATAAAGGATGGTAGACATGAATTATAA
- the pdxK gene encoding pyridoxine/pyridoxal/pyridoxamine kinase, whose amino-acid sequence MTMKRAMTVAGSDSSGGAGLQADLKTFQEFGIYGMSALTTIVTMDPKNGWSHNVFPTPVEVLEAQIETILSIGIDAMKTGMLGSVEIIELVARKIDELKLDKVVIDPVMVCKGEDEVLHPETAVALRELLVPRATVVTPNLFEAAQLAGTAPIKTIDDMRAAAEKIHALGAKYVLIKGGNKLDLDKAIDLLYDGKEFEILESEKIETTNTHGAGCSSSAAIAAQLAEGKSPREAILIAKDFITEAVRHSWKMNDYVGPVNHGAYHKYGIAEKTQK is encoded by the coding sequence ATGACTATGAAAAGAGCTATGACAGTTGCCGGATCTGATTCGAGCGGCGGTGCTGGTCTTCAAGCAGATTTAAAGACATTCCAAGAATTCGGCATTTACGGTATGTCCGCTTTAACGACAATCGTGACGATGGATCCGAAGAATGGCTGGTCGCATAATGTATTCCCTACACCGGTCGAAGTTTTGGAAGCCCAAATCGAAACGATTTTATCAATCGGCATTGACGCAATGAAAACGGGAATGCTTGGATCAGTGGAAATCATTGAACTTGTTGCCCGTAAAATAGACGAGCTGAAGCTGGACAAAGTCGTAATCGATCCAGTTATGGTATGTAAAGGTGAAGATGAAGTATTGCACCCTGAAACGGCCGTAGCTCTGCGGGAACTGCTTGTTCCACGTGCAACTGTAGTCACGCCAAACCTGTTCGAGGCCGCTCAGTTAGCGGGAACGGCGCCTATCAAGACGATTGATGACATGAGGGCTGCAGCTGAGAAGATTCATGCACTTGGTGCAAAATATGTCTTGATCAAAGGCGGTAATAAGCTGGATCTTGATAAAGCCATCGACCTTTTATATGATGGAAAAGAATTCGAAATCCTTGAATCAGAAAAAATCGAAACGACCAATACACATGGTGCCGGCTGTTCTTCTTCTGCAGCTATTGCAGCCCAATTGGCTGAAGGGAAAAGCCCGCGTGAGGCTATCCTCATTGCTAAAGACTTCATTACCGAGGCGGTTCGCCATTCTTGGAAGATGAATGACTATGTCGGACCTGTCAATCATGGTGCATACCATAAATATGGAATTGCGGAAAAAACACAAAAATAA